A genome region from Eurosta solidaginis isolate ZX-2024a chromosome 2, ASM4086904v1, whole genome shotgun sequence includes the following:
- the LOC137241783 gene encoding putative nuclease HARBI1: MTTTELWFYDSSDEEKSLLELARSRRRVRDASNTLKMNSTTFIQNFRLSKEAFMDLLSSTDELLQQCTRAKHISNILKYATVLRFRARGSYQLSIGNENAFVLAQPNVSVVLTEVLNVLEIFICERWIKFNYEEAELHQSKLHFYNVSRIPGIIGCVDGTHIKIVAAKKELQNLYYNRKGFYSINAMFVCDHSMTIRYINAKYPGATHDSCVFNMSALKSHLEQQEPFTTHQTKQYKL, from the exons atgactacgacggaattgtggttttatgattcgtcagatgaagagaaaagcttactggagctagccagaagtagaagacgcgtgagggatgcttcaaatactttgaaaatgaattccaccac atttattcaaaacttcagactgtccaaagaagcgttcatggacttgttgtccagtacagatgaactgcttcagcaatgcacaagagccaagcatATTTCTAATATTCTAAAATAtgcaacagttctccgatttcGTGCTCggggatcctaccaactgagcattggaaacgaaaatgcattCGTACTTGCCCAGCCGAATGTGTCTGTGGTTCTAacagaggtgttgaatgtcttggaaatttttatttgtgaaagatggataaaattcaACTATGAGGAGGCTGAGCTACATCaatcaaagttgcatttctataatgttaGCAGAATTCCAGGGATTATTGGCTGTGTTGATGGCACACACATTAAAATTGTTGCTGCCAAAAAAGAATTACAGAATTTATATTACAACAGAAAAGGATTCTACAGCATTAATGCTATGTTT gtttgtgACCATTCTATGACTATACGATACATAAATGCAAAATATCCGGGAGCAACACATGATTCTTGTGTGTTCAATATGTCGGCCTTGAAATCACATTTGGAACAGCAAGAGCCCTTCACTACACACCAGACAAAGCAATACAAATTATAA
- the Nup107 gene encoding nuclear pore complex protein Nup107 isoform X2, with amino-acid sequence MSQSPFTTSKRGLIQVKPQTPKALLAPLNSSHDNSISLLPNELSRLLDQSQRQLSHNNSSAFYDHFNLTVGDGMTVSERSIVDDAHHMHSVKEKTNLLFPQFLEVLQARTNDSEVFDTIQDLIQTCAGVADELHKERQMTPATVSGQRDNGLWLEQEMKTWKLLYALYKDRILVQAENGGMDCDMPPLGGSEKEVIAQLYACNSTLREYQLMVDWLESCYNRIDAQPHVGHVTSHAVGWENTLFQLQNRRDVAFGTGAEIVKSLDPDAPVRERRPLHALDEEDNLRLSSCIFKEIRQGRIDEAMTLCKYSGQTWRAAILEGWRLHEDPNYETQLNTREKYPIEGNPRRDVWKKCAWLMADSKKFDEYTRAIAGAFCGHLDSMKALLNGSWEDLLWAYLKVQIDIRVESEIRACCIKAYHPLPDGYWNAKMSLEQIFEELSVHKDAAVRDYASSKIGTIQKYLILDNIGELLQHMRRWIEESSSNIESKKLSPHLLRFLTHIVLFMRQIGRVDKEDTADRIVGAYVEALIEMGDAQLIAFYTAALPAKMQIYLYSKFLETVTATNTRSAALTEAINAGLDVENITRHTVEAIRQRMPSEGDEAPISREELQVGQISAFDQRKICALEWLTFLPTQRGDLLWQANAMIRRFLGENKSECVRTVHKMIPNDSISQIISVFGSKDNLPCREDFSDWSRLLHNKPKEPHLLTTGANFTERIALEHKEQVYRAEFKRWEGNLDEQTKLTRDALFNILLFPEKGWLIDPDTPKDPVNISQLDWENRQIQLDKLRSICIPEVVLLLHKVLHVSGDYQSCVKLSDEISSEGRQLYKVYTKHKLAELLSKLAESSLELLNKKLDPWGYATTL; translated from the exons ATGTCGCAGAGTCCATTCACTACCTCAAAACGTGGTTTAATTCAAGTTAAACCTCAGACCCCAAAAGCATTGCTGGCACCATTAAACTCAAGTCATGACAATTCCATATCGTTATTGCCTAATGAATTATCTCGCTTGTTGGACCAATCGCAACGACAACTATCTCATAACAATTCCAGTGCATTTTATGATCATTTCAATCTAACTGTTGGTGATGGTATGACCGTCAGTGAACGCTCAATAGTGGACGATGCACATCACATGCATTCAGTAAAAGAGAAAACCAATTTACTATTTCCACAGTTtttggaagttttgcaagctagaACAAATGACTCTGAGGTATTTGATACTATTCAGGATTTAATTCAAACATGTGCTGGTGTAGCTGATGAGTTACACAAGGAAAGGCAGATGACACCCGCTACTGTCAGCGGGCAACGTGACAATGGGTTATGGCTAGAGCAAGAAATGAAAACATGGAAACTTCTATATGCGCTATATAAAGATCGTATACTAGTTCAAGCAGAAAACGGTGGTATGGATTGTGACATGCCACCTTTAGGCGGTTCCGAGAAGGAAGTGATCGCACAACTCTATGCAT GTAACTCTACATTACGGGAATATCAACTAATGGTGGATTGGCTTGAATCTTGTTATAATAGAATAGATGCACAACCGCATGTGGGTCACGTCACTAGTCACGCAGTTGGTTGGGAAAACACACTATTTCAACTACAGAATCGGCGTGATGTTGCTTTTGGAACAGGTGCAGAAATCGTTAAGTCCTTAGATCCAGATGCACCTGTAAGAGAACGTCGTCCTTTACATGCTTTAGACGAAGAGGATAATTTACGGTTGTCGAGTTGTATTTTCAAAGAGATTCGTCAAGGCCGCATTGATGAAGCCATGACACTATGCAAATACAGTGGACAAACTTGGCGTGCCGCAATACTTGAAGGATGGCGTCTACACGAAGATCCAAACTACGAAACTCAATTGAACACACGAGAGAAGTATCCCATCGAAGGCAATCCACGACGTGATGTATGGAAAAAATGTGCTTGGTTAATGGCTGAttcgaaaaaatttgatgaatatACGCGCGCTATAGCTGGTGCATTTTGTGGTCATCTGGATTCAATGAAAGCACTATTGAATGGGTCATGGGAAGATTTACTTTGGGCATACCTTAAAGTGCAAATTGATATACGCGTTGAAAGTGAGATACGAGCTTGTTGCATTAAAGCATACCATCCGTTACCAGATGGTTATTGGAATGCCAAAATGTCATTAGAGCAAATATTCGAAGAACTCTCAGTTCATAAAGATGCTGCAGTACGTGATTATGCTAGCAGTAAAATTGGCACAATACAAAAGTATTTGATATTAGATAATATTGGTGAGTTGCTCCAGCATATGCGACGTTGGATCGAAGAGTCTAGTAGTAATATTGAGTCTAAAAAACTATCACCACATCTTTTACGGTTTCTCACACACATTGTGCTCTTCATGCGTCAAATTGGGCGCGTCGATAAGGAAGACACAGCAGATCGCATAGTCGGCGCCTATGTTGAGGCGCTCATTGAAATGGGTGATGCACAACTAATTGCTTTCTATACTGCTGCATTGCCTGCTAAAATgcaaatttacttatattctaaATTCCTTGAGACAGTCACAGCGACTAATACTCGATCTGCTGCACTGACAGAAGCTATTAATGCTGGTTTGGATGTAGAGAACATCACACGTCATACTGTAGAGGCCATCCGTCAACGTATGCCAAGCGAAGGCGATGAAGCTCCCATCTCGCGTGAGGAACTACAAGTTGGCCAAATTTCAGCATTTGATCAAAGAAAAATTTGTGCTTTGGAATGGCTAACATTTTTGCCTACACAACGTGGCGATCTGTTGTGGCAAGCTAATGCGATGATACGCAGGTTTTTGGGTGAAAACAAATCTGAATGTGTGCGTACTGTTCATAAAATGATACCAAATGACTCAATTTCACAAATTATAAGCGTGTTTGGTTCTAAGGACAATTTACCTTGCCGCGAGGA TTTTAGCGATTGGTCACGACTGTTACATAACAAACCAAAGGAACCCCACTTATTAACAACTGGTGCAAATTTTACTGAACGCATTGCATTGGAGCACAAAGAGCAAGTCTACCGGGCTGAATTCAAACGTTGGGAAGGAAATCTGGACGAACAGACTAAAT TAACACGAGATGCTCTCTTCAACATATTACTTTTTCCGGAAAAGGGTTGGCTAATTGACCCAGATACGCCAAAAGATCCTGTAAACATAAGTCAATTGGATTGGGAAAATCGTCAAATACAATTGGACAAATTGCGTAGTATTTGTATACCCGAAGTGGTGTTGTTATTGCACAAGGTATTACATGTTTCGGGCGATTATCAAAGTTGTGTGAAACTTTCGGATGAGATTTCCTCAGAAGGTCGACAACTCTACAAGGTATATACTAAACATAAGCTAGCGGAATTACTCTCTAAATTAGCAGAATCGTCATTGGAACTACTTAACAAAAAACTCGATCCATGGGGATATGCAACAACACTTTAA
- the Nup107 gene encoding nuclear pore complex protein Nup107 isoform X1 has product MSQSPFTTSKRGLIQVKPQTPKALLAPLNSSHDNSISLLPNELSRLLDQSQRQLSHNNSSAFYDHFNLTVGDGMTVSERSIVDDAHHMHSVKEKTNLLFPQFLEVLQARTNDSEVFDTIQDLIQTCAGVADELHKERQMTPATVSGQRDNGLWLEQEMKTWKLLYALYKDRILVQAENGGMDCDMPPLGGSEKEVIAQLYACNSTLREYQLMVDWLESCYNRIDAQPHVGHVTSHAVGWENTLFQLQNRRDVAFGTGAEIVKSLDPDAPVRERRPLHALDEEDNLRLSSCIFKEIRQGRIDEAMTLCKYSGQTWRAAILEGWRLHEDPNYETQLNTREKYPIEGNPRRDVWKKCAWLMADSKKFDEYTRAIAGAFCGHLDSMKALLNGSWEDLLWAYLKVQIDIRVESEIRACCIKAYHPLPDGYWNAKMSLEQIFEELSVHKDAAVRDYASSKIGTIQKYLILDNIGELLQHMRRWIEESSSNIESKKLSPHLLRFLTHIVLFMRQIGRVDKEDTADRIVGAYVEALIEMGDAQLIAFYTAALPAKMQIYLYSKFLETVTATNTRSAALTEAINAGLDVENITRHTVEAIRQRMPSEGDEAPISREELQVGQISAFDQRKICALEWLTFLPTQRGDLLWQANAMIRRFLGENKSECVRTVHKMIPNDSISQIISVFGSKDNLPCREECSIKEYLSYKVYLTAIDSFSDWSRLLHNKPKEPHLLTTGANFTERIALEHKEQVYRAEFKRWEGNLDEQTKLTRDALFNILLFPEKGWLIDPDTPKDPVNISQLDWENRQIQLDKLRSICIPEVVLLLHKVLHVSGDYQSCVKLSDEISSEGRQLYKVYTKHKLAELLSKLAESSLELLNKKLDPWGYATTL; this is encoded by the exons ATGTCGCAGAGTCCATTCACTACCTCAAAACGTGGTTTAATTCAAGTTAAACCTCAGACCCCAAAAGCATTGCTGGCACCATTAAACTCAAGTCATGACAATTCCATATCGTTATTGCCTAATGAATTATCTCGCTTGTTGGACCAATCGCAACGACAACTATCTCATAACAATTCCAGTGCATTTTATGATCATTTCAATCTAACTGTTGGTGATGGTATGACCGTCAGTGAACGCTCAATAGTGGACGATGCACATCACATGCATTCAGTAAAAGAGAAAACCAATTTACTATTTCCACAGTTtttggaagttttgcaagctagaACAAATGACTCTGAGGTATTTGATACTATTCAGGATTTAATTCAAACATGTGCTGGTGTAGCTGATGAGTTACACAAGGAAAGGCAGATGACACCCGCTACTGTCAGCGGGCAACGTGACAATGGGTTATGGCTAGAGCAAGAAATGAAAACATGGAAACTTCTATATGCGCTATATAAAGATCGTATACTAGTTCAAGCAGAAAACGGTGGTATGGATTGTGACATGCCACCTTTAGGCGGTTCCGAGAAGGAAGTGATCGCACAACTCTATGCAT GTAACTCTACATTACGGGAATATCAACTAATGGTGGATTGGCTTGAATCTTGTTATAATAGAATAGATGCACAACCGCATGTGGGTCACGTCACTAGTCACGCAGTTGGTTGGGAAAACACACTATTTCAACTACAGAATCGGCGTGATGTTGCTTTTGGAACAGGTGCAGAAATCGTTAAGTCCTTAGATCCAGATGCACCTGTAAGAGAACGTCGTCCTTTACATGCTTTAGACGAAGAGGATAATTTACGGTTGTCGAGTTGTATTTTCAAAGAGATTCGTCAAGGCCGCATTGATGAAGCCATGACACTATGCAAATACAGTGGACAAACTTGGCGTGCCGCAATACTTGAAGGATGGCGTCTACACGAAGATCCAAACTACGAAACTCAATTGAACACACGAGAGAAGTATCCCATCGAAGGCAATCCACGACGTGATGTATGGAAAAAATGTGCTTGGTTAATGGCTGAttcgaaaaaatttgatgaatatACGCGCGCTATAGCTGGTGCATTTTGTGGTCATCTGGATTCAATGAAAGCACTATTGAATGGGTCATGGGAAGATTTACTTTGGGCATACCTTAAAGTGCAAATTGATATACGCGTTGAAAGTGAGATACGAGCTTGTTGCATTAAAGCATACCATCCGTTACCAGATGGTTATTGGAATGCCAAAATGTCATTAGAGCAAATATTCGAAGAACTCTCAGTTCATAAAGATGCTGCAGTACGTGATTATGCTAGCAGTAAAATTGGCACAATACAAAAGTATTTGATATTAGATAATATTGGTGAGTTGCTCCAGCATATGCGACGTTGGATCGAAGAGTCTAGTAGTAATATTGAGTCTAAAAAACTATCACCACATCTTTTACGGTTTCTCACACACATTGTGCTCTTCATGCGTCAAATTGGGCGCGTCGATAAGGAAGACACAGCAGATCGCATAGTCGGCGCCTATGTTGAGGCGCTCATTGAAATGGGTGATGCACAACTAATTGCTTTCTATACTGCTGCATTGCCTGCTAAAATgcaaatttacttatattctaaATTCCTTGAGACAGTCACAGCGACTAATACTCGATCTGCTGCACTGACAGAAGCTATTAATGCTGGTTTGGATGTAGAGAACATCACACGTCATACTGTAGAGGCCATCCGTCAACGTATGCCAAGCGAAGGCGATGAAGCTCCCATCTCGCGTGAGGAACTACAAGTTGGCCAAATTTCAGCATTTGATCAAAGAAAAATTTGTGCTTTGGAATGGCTAACATTTTTGCCTACACAACGTGGCGATCTGTTGTGGCAAGCTAATGCGATGATACGCAGGTTTTTGGGTGAAAACAAATCTGAATGTGTGCGTACTGTTCATAAAATGATACCAAATGACTCAATTTCACAAATTATAAGCGTGTTTGGTTCTAAGGACAATTTACCTTGCCGCGAGGAGTGTAGTATAAAGGAATATCTAAGCTATAAAGTGTATTTAACAGCCATTGATAGTTTTAGCGATTGGTCACGACTGTTACATAACAAACCAAAGGAACCCCACTTATTAACAACTGGTGCAAATTTTACTGAACGCATTGCATTGGAGCACAAAGAGCAAGTCTACCGGGCTGAATTCAAACGTTGGGAAGGAAATCTGGACGAACAGACTAAAT TAACACGAGATGCTCTCTTCAACATATTACTTTTTCCGGAAAAGGGTTGGCTAATTGACCCAGATACGCCAAAAGATCCTGTAAACATAAGTCAATTGGATTGGGAAAATCGTCAAATACAATTGGACAAATTGCGTAGTATTTGTATACCCGAAGTGGTGTTGTTATTGCACAAGGTATTACATGTTTCGGGCGATTATCAAAGTTGTGTGAAACTTTCGGATGAGATTTCCTCAGAAGGTCGACAACTCTACAAGGTATATACTAAACATAAGCTAGCGGAATTACTCTCTAAATTAGCAGAATCGTCATTGGAACTACTTAACAAAAAACTCGATCCATGGGGATATGCAACAACACTTTAA